CGCTAAAGTTTTGACACAGTTACaggtgaaaaataattttacaaccatccttctatcaatttttaatatacatacataaattaaatttaaaattacattaaataaattatctaTATAGTGCAtaacatttatattaatatacatttataaaatatatatttttaggcaaAATTGCACTATTTGGATATTATCTCAACTTTACCCAGCTATGGCGCTAAATGTTTTAGTACAAACCAAAGGGAAGGTGTTGAACGCGTTTTACTTATTAGCCCACGCTATGGCTTGAGTCAAATACCAAGTGTAAGAAATTCGGTGGTAGGTATTTGAGGATCAtttgtttactttaaatttGCTTCAATATCTTTGGTACTCAAAGTTGTCTATTGCTAAGTCAGTTAAGTCATTCAATAGTCGATACAGTAAAAGGAGGTGCGGTTGGtggcaattttaattattttaatatatatttatattttattattaatatttattagtatacaAAAATACTTAACATGACGTTTCATTATTCTAGTTTTGGTTTAAATGCTATATTCctgatttcatattttaattccaTTGGCAATGTATTATACAATCTAAAACCTTTATAAACCATTGTGGCTTAGCACAATACATTTAACGTGAGCGTTTTGGGGATATTGATACAGGAATTagtcgaaaaaaaaaatgttatatattgCCACTCTAAACCTTCTTGTATAATTGAAAACGGGCTTGTCAAAccattaaaatgaatttattgcTAGCAATAACTATAGGCAATAAACATGATTTAACAATTtctattttatcttttaattctTCATTGGCcaaaatatcatattttctaaataccatttattatatgtttgtatactttTGCTATGGtatgaatttttgtatttagtacatacatacatatattataaaacgAACTTTAGCAATTATCAgattaatattgtattttacACAGCCTCAACCTATATCAGCTATTGAAGACTTTAGTCATGTCGCCGTCAAACGGGAAGATGACGTGTCTTGCAGTGTAACCATTTATATGCAGGGAGGCAAATCAGTAAAATTTTCAATGGAGGATCGTGATGCATGTGAATTCTCACTAGTTTTATCCGGTTATCATTGCTTATTAACAGGtatgattttcttaaataccagtttattttataaaatatattataaaattaggAAAAATACTTGCTGTGGAACGGGAACGAGATCAACATCATGATGACAATGCACCATCTTATTTAACCCAACACACCGTCATACCAGCTGTTTGGAGTTATTTATTGCCTTTTCACGATCGAACTCACAGCATAACATTCCTATTATTGCCCCCCTATCATTCAGagaaaaacaaaactatatcaattgaaagcaaaaatgaaaaaaattatattttaagtgGATCCGAAAAGAATTATATGGATTTGAATTCTTCAAATAAGGCACATAGTAACCACAACCCTAAGATTATACCACTTGTTAACGACGGTTCTACAGGTCTAGATATTCACAGTGTTATGGCTACGGAATTATTGGAGGAAGCAAAGGATTCCGGTATAAGCGACAGTAGCGGTGGTGATCGATCAATCACTATGGAAACAAATGCTTTCATAGAGGCTAAAAATGTTGAAGTACTACGACGTGTTCACGAAATGCAAAAAATGGTAGAAAGCTCCGAACAGTATTTAAATGAGCAGGGTGAGATGGTTCCTGAGTCTGATGAGCTTTCGTATGATACTAATATCCAATTTAATAGTACTTTGAATATATGGCCGAATGAATCCATAAATAAGGaacaaaatctaaataaaacaGGCAATTCGCTGGAGTTCGATAGTGACTGCGATAGTATGAATAGCAGTAAAATATCTTCAACGGAGGATACCCCTCAACTAGGGGCTCTTAAGCATAGTGATTCCTTAGTTCTTTTGGCAGAATCTATAAATCAAGATTTAAATGGTATAACACAGAGTTTGAATTCAATTGGAAGGAAACCGTCAGAACTGTCGATTGCCATTTCAAATATTAGTACGACGTGTAGTCCGCGGCCAGATAGGAAATTTAACAACATCGGACAAATACTGACCAATCTTCAAACGAGCGCAGATTTTTCTCAAAGTGAAAGCGATTCTGAATCAGTTAATTCTCCAACGGGCTCCCCTGTAGCTCGCCGACCACTAATTCTATGTTCTAATGACAAAAGAAATAGCCATAAACAGAATTTGGCTTACCGAAGCAGCTTTGGTCTGCATAGTCCCGATGGCAATAACTTTGCTTCAGATAATAAGGACTATAATTTAAAAGAATACTTGAAACAACTTAAAGAAATAAGCAATGTTCATGATGGAAGTCAGGATACCGATGTAGCTGCAAAAAAACTTTCTGAAATTTATGGTTTTGAAATTCATGGTGACACATTTATTGCAACTGATACTGATTTAATTGATTTGCGCTCTATACCACCTCCACGCACTCCTGACGAATTGGACGCAATATCCTTACTGAATGCTGCTCCACAAGGTTTCGGTGATGggtcgaaaaatattttaaatactaacGCTGAAAGTGATCTGGACACATTCCTAGCAAACATAATTGTGGCACCGCCAACACAAAGAACTACTCCAGCAAAAGAACTAACGCCAGAGGAAATAatgtcatttataattcctcCACCACCTGATccagaagataaaaaaaataattcgaaggAACAAACAGAAAATCTATACAGCAATTCGATTTCAGAAAAATTGCTTCCAAACCGAAATCAATTAAACAAGTTAAGTAGATGTGAAGAGGAGCATGTGATCGAGTACTCCACAGTCGAACGCAAGGGAAAGTTCTCTTGCTGTccaaaatctttaaaaagtaatgctgaaaatatttctgaatcAGACAAAATCGGTCTTGAGGTGCCACCACGTTTACAATCCATAGACAAACCAACACCTCCAGAGCGACCGCCTAAAAGTCTAGAGTTGATTCAACGTTATTATCCAAAGAGACCACCAGGCACATCTGCTGGCTTTCAAAACTACAATGAAAAGGctaaaaaacaagaacaaaaagcCCACGAAGAGCGACCACCATTATTACCAccaagaattaaaaatttcaaaagctgTGAGGAAAATTCTTCCACTCCATCGGTGAGTGAAGCCCCACAGAAACCACCTTTGCCGCCAATAACCAACCGTTCCACTCAACGAAATATATCAGTAAATGTGAACGATTTAAGCAGTGAAAATTTTTCACATGTTCCACCATTGATGCCTTCATGCGTTTTCCCGGTATCTCATCCTAACCCCATCTCTAATTACTCCTGCAACATACAACATGAAAAACACCCTATTACTGCTACATCGAATGAGAATcat
The sequence above is drawn from the Bactrocera tryoni isolate S06 chromosome 1, CSIRO_BtryS06_freeze2, whole genome shotgun sequence genome and encodes:
- the LOC120767035 gene encoding uncharacterized protein LOC120767035 isoform X1 — protein: MMLLPSGRSNSDRTTSPQLAVKSTNKLENVQTAASIISKNNGPVSTVGTNSLSPGNQSENGICCIAHSFLTSKFPALIGTTTEDYAVLSNKESWKEIGQQLQALQETLKDEWTVHMGKEGRLYYCNHVAKTSSWLPSSEDWCKYEELPYGWERAIDSKARSYYINHINKTTTYEAPENIQCDGNSPEPRMVTLERSPTLGFGFVAGSERPVIVRFVTDGGPSMNKLQPGDQILAVNGEDVKEAPRDHVIQLVRACENEVTIMVCQPTHIFAPGRKSTLLSAGKRAKLRTRPSRVRFAESVCVNGSPLFPASAFSLGDICVPPMANVLKVFLENGQTKSFKYDSSTSVQDVVRSLLDKLCLSTGEIFSLVLEHVKSLKRNKLTLLDPEESLARIAARPGAHKLRCLFRVTFVPKSAGDLAQKDLNALDYLYMQCCNDVTQERFAPELQPEVALRLAALHMHQHALANNISPTKLTVKAVEREFGLERFVPISLFEGMKRKELRRLISHFLKLNAEMTGSSAKVLTQLQAKLHYLDIISTLPSYGAKCFSTNQREGVERVLLISPRYGLSQIPSVRNSVPQPISAIEDFSHVAVKREDDVSCSVTIYMQGGKSVKFSMEDRDACEFSLVLSGYHCLLTGKILAVERERDQHHDDNAPSYLTQHTVIPAVWSYLLPFHDRTHSITFLLLPPYHSEKNKTISIESKNEKNYILSGSEKNYMDLNSSNKAHSNHNPKIIPLVNDGSTGLDIHSVMATELLEEAKDSGISDSSGGDRSITMETNAFIEAKNVEVLRRVHEMQKMVESSEQYLNEQGEMVPESDELSYDTNIQFNSTLNIWPNESINKEQNLNKTGNSLEFDSDCDSMNSSKISSTEDTPQLGALKHSDSLVLLAESINQDLNGITQSLNSIGRKPSELSIAISNISTTCSPRPDRKFNNIGQILTNLQTSADFSQSESDSESVNSPTGSPVARRPLILCSNDKRNSHKQNLAYRSSFGLHSPDGNNFASDNKDYNLKEYLKQLKEISNVHDGSQDTDVAAKKLSEIYGFEIHGDTFIATDTDLIDLRSIPPPRTPDELDAISLLNAAPQGFGDGSKNILNTNAESDLDTFLANIIVAPPTQRTTPAKELTPEEIMSFIIPPPPDPEDKKNNSKEQTENLYSNSISEKLLPNRNQLNKLSRCEEEHVIEYSTVERKGKFSCCPKSLKSNAENISESDKIGLEVPPRLQSIDKPTPPERPPKSLELIQRYYPKRPPGTSAGFQNYNEKAKKQEQKAHEERPPLLPPRIKNFKSCEENSSTPSVSEAPQKPPLPPITNRSTQRNISVNVNDLSSENFSHVPPLMPSCVFPVSHPNPISNYSCNIQHEKHPITATSNENHLLKNYYPQTYIKNSTIDKFLPISSFSSPQMSQKIESPGSVSKPLKSVISQKFGERYIIKNGHVIDSEALLTKTDIAMAGLLVKLDQVAAKCSAAQLAGGGSNIDEDKFQRARNELTEQTLMLVTASKFLVVAMSDMTLSTLPEHLTSCLTAIRRITELTQDMTLHTSSPLQTRNIVLKVHDVGSSFRELVGVQIGPLGAGQLALQAECLANVLATLLRSLRVFSP
- the LOC120767035 gene encoding uncharacterized protein LOC120767035 isoform X2; the protein is MMLLPSGRSNSDRTTSPQLAVKSTNKLENVQTAASIISKNNGPVSTVGTNSLSPALIGTTTEDYAVLSNKESWKEIGQQLQALQETLKDEWTVHMGKEGRLYYCNHVAKTSSWLPSSEDWCKYEELPYGWERAIDSKARSYYINHINKTTTYEAPENIQCDGNSPEPRMVTLERSPTLGFGFVAGSERPVIVRFVTDGGPSMNKLQPGDQILAVNGEDVKEAPRDHVIQLVRACENEVTIMVCQPTHIFAPGRKSTLLSAGKRAKLRTRPSRVRFAESVCVNGSPLFPASAFSLGDICVPPMANVLKVFLENGQTKSFKYDSSTSVQDVVRSLLDKLCLSTGEIFSLVLEHVKSLKRNKLTLLDPEESLARIAARPGAHKLRCLFRVTFVPKSAGDLAQKDLNALDYLYMQCCNDVTQERFAPELQPEVALRLAALHMHQHALANNISPTKLTVKAVEREFGLERFVPISLFEGMKRKELRRLISHFLKLNAEMTGSSAKVLTQLQAKLHYLDIISTLPSYGAKCFSTNQREGVERVLLISPRYGLSQIPSVRNSVPQPISAIEDFSHVAVKREDDVSCSVTIYMQGGKSVKFSMEDRDACEFSLVLSGYHCLLTGKILAVERERDQHHDDNAPSYLTQHTVIPAVWSYLLPFHDRTHSITFLLLPPYHSEKNKTISIESKNEKNYILSGSEKNYMDLNSSNKAHSNHNPKIIPLVNDGSTGLDIHSVMATELLEEAKDSGISDSSGGDRSITMETNAFIEAKNVEVLRRVHEMQKMVESSEQYLNEQGEMVPESDELSYDTNIQFNSTLNIWPNESINKEQNLNKTGNSLEFDSDCDSMNSSKISSTEDTPQLGALKHSDSLVLLAESINQDLNGITQSLNSIGRKPSELSIAISNISTTCSPRPDRKFNNIGQILTNLQTSADFSQSESDSESVNSPTGSPVARRPLILCSNDKRNSHKQNLAYRSSFGLHSPDGNNFASDNKDYNLKEYLKQLKEISNVHDGSQDTDVAAKKLSEIYGFEIHGDTFIATDTDLIDLRSIPPPRTPDELDAISLLNAAPQGFGDGSKNILNTNAESDLDTFLANIIVAPPTQRTTPAKELTPEEIMSFIIPPPPDPEDKKNNSKEQTENLYSNSISEKLLPNRNQLNKLSRCEEEHVIEYSTVERKGKFSCCPKSLKSNAENISESDKIGLEVPPRLQSIDKPTPPERPPKSLELIQRYYPKRPPGTSAGFQNYNEKAKKQEQKAHEERPPLLPPRIKNFKSCEENSSTPSVSEAPQKPPLPPITNRSTQRNISVNVNDLSSENFSHVPPLMPSCVFPVSHPNPISNYSCNIQHEKHPITATSNENHLLKNYYPQTYIKNSTIDKFLPISSFSSPQMSQKIESPGSVSKPLKSVISQKFGERYIIKNGHVIDSEALLTKTDIAMAGLLVKLDQVAAKCSAAQLAGGGSNIDEDKFQRARNELTEQTLMLVTASKFLVVAMSDMTLSTLPEHLTSCLTAIRRITELTQDMTLHTSSPLQTRNIVLKVHDVGSSFRELVGVQIGPLGAGQLALQAECLANVLATLLRSLRVFSP
- the LOC120767035 gene encoding uncharacterized protein LOC120767035 isoform X3, whose product is MMLLPSGRSNSDRTTSPQLAVKSTNKLENVQTAASIISKNNGPVSTVGTNSLSPGNQSENGICCIAHSFLTSKFPALIGTTTEDYAVLSNKESWKEIGQQLQALQETLKDEWTVHMGKEGRLYYCNHVAKTSSWLPSSEDWCKYEELPYGWERAIDSKARSYYINHINKTTTYEAPENIQCDGNSPEPRMVTLERSPTLGFGFVAGSERPVIVRFVTDGGPSMNKLQPGDQILAVNGEDVKEAPRDHVIQLVRACENEVTIMVCQPTHIFAPGRKSTLLSAGKRAKLRTRPSRVRFAESVCVNGSPLFPASAFSLGDICVPPMANVLKVFLENGQTKSFKYDSSTSVQDVVRSLLDKLCLSTGEIFSLVLEHVKSLKRNKLTLLDPEESLARIAARPGAHKLRCLFRVTFVPKSAGDLAQKDLNALDYLYMQCCNDVTQERFAPELQPEVALRLAALHMHQHALANNISPTKLTVKAVEREFGLERFVPISLFEGMKRKELRRLISHFLKLNAEMTGSSAKVLTQLQAKLHYLDIISTLPSYGAKCFSTNQREGVERVLLISPRYGLSQIPSVRNSVPQPISAIEDFSHVAVKREDDVSCSVTIYMQGGKSVKFSMEDRDACEFSLVLSGYHCLLTGKILAVERERDQHHDDNAPSYLTQHTVIPAVWSYLLPFHDRTHSITFLLLPPYHSEKNKTISIESKNEKNYILSGSEKNYMDLNSSNKAHSNHNPKIIPLVNDGSTGLDIHSVMATELLEEAKDSGISDSSGGDRSITMETNAFIEAKNVEVLRRVHEMQKMVESSEQYLNEQGEMVPESDELSYDTNIQFNSTLNIWPNESINKEQNLNKTGNSLEFDSDCDSMNSSKISSTEDTPQLGALKHSDSLVLLAESINQDLNGITQSLNSIGRKPSELSIAISNISTTCSPRPDRKFNNIGQILTNLQTSADFSQSESDSESVNSPTGSPVARRPLILCSNDKRNSHKQNLAYRSSFGLHSPDGNNFASDNKDYNLKEYLKQLKEISNVHDGSQDTDVAAKKLSEIYGFEIHGDTFIATDTDLIDLRSIPPPRTPDELDAISLLNAAPQGFGDGSKNILNTNAESDLDTFLANIIVAPPTQRTTPAKELTPEEIMSFIIPPPPDPEDKKNNSKEQTENLYSNSISEKLLPNRNQLNKLSRCEEEHVIEYSTVERKGKFSCCPKSLKSNAENISESDKIGLEVPPRLQSIDKPTPPERPPKSLELIQRYYPKRPPGTSAGFQNYNEKAKKQEQKAHEERPPLLPPRIKNFKSCEENSSTPSRSTVDQNRHSNGRTLGET